A DNA window from Pseudoalteromonas spongiae UST010723-006 contains the following coding sequences:
- a CDS encoding SAM-dependent methyltransferase translates to MEQQSTSSTNLAQESELSWFTSRCRSLVLNALNQIENAGVEIEENGQITFLGNQDSELRGKLIVLDPSLYIDFIKGGSIAAAEGYLNKKWTSPNLTELIRVFARSSSTLDQVEAKKSLLTKIKNFLFHWGNANTQSGSKKNILAHYDLGNELYTRFLDSTMMYSSAIYSNEATDLHSAQLNKLKTICDKLKLSESDHLIEIGTGWGGLAIFAAKNYGCKVTTTTISDAQYEYAVEKVKAEGLEDKITLLKKDYRLLEGKYDKLVSIEMIEAVGHKFMAEVFAKCNNLLKDSGLMLIQAITILDARYEHYRNNVDFIQRYIFPGGCLPSNAVMNQHIAEQTNMMIDNVEDIGLHYARTLYDWRMKFDNAWSELTQFGFDEQFKRLWHFYLCYCEGAFIERVISTHQLVMRKPHYRDNHDQQILAY, encoded by the coding sequence ATGGAGCAGCAAAGTACCAGCTCAACCAATCTAGCGCAGGAAAGCGAGTTATCGTGGTTTACATCACGCTGTCGTTCACTCGTTTTAAACGCACTGAATCAAATTGAAAATGCCGGCGTAGAAATTGAAGAAAACGGTCAGATTACGTTTCTAGGCAACCAAGACAGTGAATTGCGCGGCAAGTTAATAGTGCTTGATCCAAGCCTATATATCGATTTTATTAAAGGCGGTAGCATTGCAGCAGCAGAAGGCTACCTCAACAAAAAGTGGACATCACCTAACTTAACCGAGTTAATCCGTGTTTTTGCCCGCAGCAGCAGTACGCTCGATCAGGTAGAAGCTAAAAAATCGCTGTTAACTAAAATTAAAAACTTTTTGTTTCACTGGGGCAATGCCAATACACAATCTGGCTCAAAGAAAAACATTCTCGCCCATTATGATTTAGGTAACGAGCTCTACACCCGCTTTTTAGATAGCACGATGATGTACTCAAGCGCCATCTATTCAAATGAAGCGACAGACTTGCATTCAGCACAACTTAATAAATTAAAAACCATTTGTGACAAGCTTAAACTCTCTGAAAGTGACCATTTAATTGAAATCGGTACCGGCTGGGGCGGATTAGCTATTTTTGCCGCTAAGAATTATGGCTGCAAGGTTACTACAACCACAATTTCTGACGCGCAATACGAGTACGCCGTCGAAAAAGTAAAAGCCGAAGGGTTAGAAGATAAAATCACATTACTGAAAAAAGACTACCGCTTACTGGAAGGTAAATACGACAAGCTAGTTTCAATCGAAATGATTGAAGCAGTTGGTCACAAGTTTATGGCGGAGGTTTTTGCTAAATGTAACAACCTGCTGAAAGACTCAGGCCTAATGCTGATTCAAGCAATTACCATTTTAGATGCCCGTTACGAACACTACCGCAATAATGTTGATTTTATTCAACGTTATATTTTTCCGGGAGGCTGTTTACCGTCTAATGCGGTAATGAATCAGCACATTGCCGAACAAACTAATATGATGATCGATAACGTGGAAGACATTGGCTTACATTATGCGCGAACACTTTACGATTGGCGCATGAAATTTGATAACGCCTGGTCAGAGTTAACTCAATTTGGTTTTGATGAGCAATTTAAGCGTCTGTGGCACTTCTACTTATGTTATTGCGAAGGCGCATTCATTGAGCGCGTGATAAGTACCCATCAGCTCGTTATGCGTAAGCCTCATTATCGCGATAATCATGACCAGCAAATTTTGGCTTACTAA
- the cysI gene encoding assimilatory sulfite reductase (NADPH) hemoprotein subunit: MSTDYKPNSKLDPNAKFADNERLKTQSNFLRGTIEADLKDQLTGGFTADNFQLIRFHGMYQQDDRDIRPERTKQKLEPMHNVMLRARMPGGIITPKQWLAIDEFAGDKTIYGSIRLTTRQTFQFHGVLKPGIKEMHQMLNSVGIDSIATAGDVNRNVLCTTNPVESELHQEAYEWAAKISEHLLPHTKAYAEIWLNGEKTETTEEPILGSTYLPRKFKTTVTIPPNNEVDVHANDLNFVAIADNGKLVGFNVLVGGGLAMTHGDVNTYPRKADDLGFIPLEHTLKIAEHVVSVQRDWGNRVNRKNAKTKYTLDTFGTDAFKAEVENRAGVKFEESRPYEFTHRGDRIGWVEGIDGKHHLTLFIQSGRILDYPGQPLKTGCRKIAEIHQGDFRMTANQNLIVAGVPADQKDIIEKIAREHGLIDDSHSEQRFNSMACVALPTCPLAMAEAERYLPELIEKTEAILAKHEIPNDDIIMRVVGCPNGCGRAMLAEIGFVGKGPGKYNVYLGGNREGTRVPKLYLENVGEDVYLPALDELIGQWAKERNEGECFGDFAIRKEIVAEVKVSKTDFHA, translated from the coding sequence ATGAGCACAGATTACAAACCTAACAGCAAGCTAGACCCAAATGCTAAGTTTGCTGATAACGAAAGATTAAAAACGCAAAGTAACTTTTTACGCGGTACCATTGAAGCGGATTTAAAAGACCAACTTACCGGTGGTTTTACAGCGGATAACTTCCAGCTAATCCGTTTCCACGGTATGTACCAGCAAGACGACCGTGATATTCGTCCAGAGCGTACTAAGCAAAAGCTAGAGCCTATGCACAACGTGATGCTTCGCGCCCGTATGCCAGGCGGTATTATAACGCCTAAGCAGTGGCTAGCGATTGATGAGTTTGCTGGCGATAAAACAATTTACGGCAGTATTCGTTTAACAACGCGTCAAACATTCCAGTTCCACGGTGTATTAAAGCCGGGCATTAAAGAAATGCACCAAATGCTTAACAGCGTTGGTATTGACTCAATTGCAACTGCCGGTGACGTTAACCGTAACGTACTATGTACCACTAACCCTGTTGAGTCTGAGTTACACCAAGAAGCTTACGAGTGGGCTGCGAAGATCTCTGAGCACTTACTACCACACACTAAAGCGTATGCTGAAATTTGGTTAAACGGTGAAAAGACAGAAACAACAGAAGAGCCAATTTTAGGGTCTACTTACTTACCACGTAAGTTCAAAACGACGGTGACTATTCCACCAAACAATGAAGTAGACGTTCACGCGAACGACCTTAACTTTGTTGCAATTGCTGATAACGGCAAACTAGTTGGTTTTAACGTACTTGTTGGTGGTGGTCTTGCGATGACCCACGGTGATGTAAACACTTACCCGCGCAAAGCCGATGATTTAGGTTTTATCCCACTTGAGCACACGCTAAAAATTGCCGAGCACGTAGTGTCTGTGCAGCGTGACTGGGGTAACCGTGTTAACCGTAAGAACGCTAAAACTAAGTACACATTAGATACTTTCGGTACAGATGCGTTTAAAGCAGAAGTAGAAAACCGCGCTGGCGTTAAATTTGAAGAAAGCCGTCCGTATGAGTTCACACACCGTGGTGACCGTATCGGCTGGGTAGAAGGCATTGATGGTAAACACCACCTAACGCTATTTATCCAAAGTGGTCGTATTCTTGATTACCCAGGTCAGCCGCTGAAAACAGGTTGTCGTAAGATTGCAGAAATTCACCAAGGTGACTTCCGCATGACAGCTAACCAAAACTTAATTGTTGCCGGTGTGCCAGCCGACCAAAAAGACATTATTGAAAAAATCGCTCGTGAGCACGGTTTAATTGACGACTCACACTCAGAGCAACGCTTTAACTCAATGGCATGTGTGGCATTACCGACTTGTCCACTTGCGATGGCTGAAGCTGAACGTTATCTACCAGAGCTTATCGAGAAAACAGAAGCGATTTTAGCGAAGCACGAAATCCCGAATGACGACATCATTATGCGTGTCGTAGGTTGCCCGAATGGTTGTGGTCGTGCCATGTTAGCTGAGATTGGTTTCGTAGGTAAAGGCCCAGGTAAATACAACGTTTACCTAGGTGGTAACCGTGAAGGTACGCGCGTACCTAAGCTTTACCTAGAAAATGTGGGTGAAGACGTTTACCTACCAGCATTAGATGAATTAATTGGCCAATGGGCTAAAGAGCGTAACGAAGGCGAGTGTTTTGGTGACTTCGCTATCCGTAAGGAAATCGTTGCCGAAGTGAAAGTCTCTAAAACAGACTTCCACGCTTAA
- a CDS encoding UDP-2,3-diacylglucosamine diphosphatase: protein MAKQYYSCIWISDVHLGYKDCKAEFLLDFLTNTECDVLYLVGDIIDLWSMKRQFYWQPSHYQVLECIRNKANSGTRVIYIPGNHDETFRAYVGEAFMNVEVHRSFIHTAKTGKRFLLVHGDDFDSATRYSKLISIIGDSAYDFLLFLNRWHNRVRRLFGTHYWSLASWIKNRIHKARQAIAAFEKAAVHEAKKQGVDGIICGHIHQPDIKKIDGILYCNDGDWIENCTVLVEDESGRIELLHWSDIQTSLKVVDLSQKHSEQAA from the coding sequence ATGGCAAAGCAATATTACTCCTGTATTTGGATCTCAGATGTGCATTTGGGTTACAAAGACTGTAAGGCTGAATTCTTACTGGATTTTCTCACCAATACAGAATGCGATGTGCTTTACTTAGTTGGCGATATCATTGATTTATGGTCGATGAAACGACAATTTTACTGGCAACCAAGCCACTATCAAGTGTTAGAGTGTATTCGTAACAAAGCTAACTCTGGCACACGCGTTATTTATATTCCCGGCAACCATGATGAAACCTTTCGCGCTTATGTTGGCGAAGCATTTATGAATGTTGAAGTGCATCGCAGTTTTATTCACACAGCCAAAACCGGTAAGCGTTTTTTGCTTGTGCATGGCGATGATTTTGATTCTGCAACACGTTATAGCAAACTGATCAGTATTATTGGCGATAGCGCATACGATTTTTTACTGTTTTTGAATCGTTGGCACAATCGTGTGCGGCGCTTATTCGGCACTCACTATTGGTCGCTTGCGTCTTGGATTAAAAACCGAATTCATAAAGCACGCCAAGCAATTGCTGCGTTTGAAAAGGCAGCCGTTCACGAAGCAAAAAAGCAAGGTGTTGATGGCATTATTTGCGGTCATATTCATCAACCAGACATTAAAAAAATCGATGGCATTTTGTATTGTAATGACGGTGATTGGATAGAAAACTGCACTGTGCTGGTGGAGGATGAGTCAGGCCGTATTGAGTTGTTGCATTGGTCTGATATTCAAACCAGCTTGAAAGTGGTCGATTTAAGTCAGAAACACAGCGAGCAGGCTGCTTAA
- a CDS encoding prepilin-type N-terminal cleavage/methylation domain-containing protein — protein MKSQGFTIIELIIVIVILAVISITASIKFLSLNEDAEAVKTKALAANFKQAVDFAKTKWAIGGNRNYVVNLANYLDGSIDVNAFGYPVGVNKGNNNTGTMGNPFQIGRGNRGCADLWNTLLEDAPSIAHNNNNQEYRSYRFSSGLNPITPSASDSCTYVLRKLGDTSGRINALIKITYNASTGSVIFEDNR, from the coding sequence ATGAAAAGCCAAGGATTTACGATTATAGAGCTTATTATCGTAATTGTTATATTGGCGGTAATATCCATTACAGCAAGTATCAAGTTTTTATCACTTAACGAAGATGCAGAAGCTGTAAAAACGAAAGCTCTTGCAGCTAACTTTAAACAAGCTGTTGATTTTGCAAAAACCAAATGGGCAATTGGCGGTAATCGTAATTACGTTGTCAACTTAGCTAACTACCTTGATGGCAGTATTGATGTAAATGCTTTTGGCTACCCTGTTGGCGTAAACAAAGGTAACAATAATACAGGCACCATGGGCAACCCTTTTCAAATTGGACGGGGCAACCGAGGCTGTGCTGATCTTTGGAACACTCTACTTGAAGACGCGCCATCCATAGCGCATAACAACAATAATCAAGAATACCGTTCTTATCGCTTTTCGAGTGGTTTAAACCCAATTACGCCAAGCGCAAGTGACAGTTGCACATATGTTTTACGCAAATTAGGCGACACTTCTGGCCGAATTAATGCGTTAATAAAAATTACCTACAACGCATCAACCGGCTCGGTTATTTTTGAAGATAATCGATAA
- a CDS encoding DUF2878 domain-containing protein — protein sequence MTSKFWLTNLVLFQLAWFCCALLTANASWLTPLIVALHFALSPTKRSDAKLLPFALFGCVIDYILFQLNVISFAAEQFPLWLLCLWVMFVLSINHSLSWLGNCKLWLVAIIGAFGGALSYLGALNFSAIITSLSQLSLFTVYAIIWALLLPALIVFKQRLVESKHN from the coding sequence ATGACCAGCAAATTTTGGCTTACTAACCTTGTTTTATTTCAGCTAGCTTGGTTTTGCTGTGCGCTACTCACAGCAAATGCCAGCTGGCTGACTCCATTAATCGTTGCCCTTCACTTTGCTTTATCGCCAACAAAACGAAGCGATGCAAAGCTATTACCCTTTGCCCTTTTTGGTTGCGTGATTGATTACATACTCTTTCAACTGAATGTGATTAGTTTTGCCGCCGAGCAATTCCCACTTTGGCTGCTATGCCTGTGGGTTATGTTTGTACTTTCAATTAATCATTCATTAAGTTGGTTAGGTAATTGTAAGCTATGGCTAGTTGCCATTATTGGCGCATTTGGTGGTGCACTGAGTTACCTTGGTGCACTTAATTTTTCTGCCATCATCACATCTTTAAGCCAACTATCACTCTTTACTGTGTACGCAATTATTTGGGCACTACTGCTGCCCGCATTGATCGTTTTTAAACAAAGGCTCGTAGAATCTAAACACAACTAA
- a CDS encoding NAD(P)/FAD-dependent oxidoreductase, translating to MKRIAIIGSGISGLTCAYLLSKKYDITLFEKNDYIGGHTATVDIEHNGEKHAIDTGFIVCNNKTYPNFLKLLSQIGVAYKDTEMSFSVHNVQSQMEYNGHGLNSLFAQRSNIFKPRFWLLIKDILRFNKLCKQLHQTDIDPALTLGDFLDQHAFSDFFCQHYILPMGAAIWSTSLQEMRDFELKFFVRFFYNHGLLNISDRPQWHVIKGGSREYIKPLTRRFADKIRLNCDIKQVTRGNTGISLEFTDGTTQIFDDVVFACHSDQALKLLGDASEQEQSVLGNIPYSKNEVVLHTDINMLPKRKLAWASWNYRLDSNNPRPAAVTYNMNILQGLKTDTTYCVTLNQTEQIDKSKILRSFVYHHPVFNKQSMAAQQQRDTICGTNHTHFCGAYWYNGFHEDGVRSALDVCKRFDCEL from the coding sequence CCCTATTTGAAAAAAACGACTATATTGGCGGACACACAGCCACTGTTGATATTGAGCATAACGGCGAAAAGCACGCAATTGATACCGGCTTTATTGTTTGTAATAACAAAACATACCCTAATTTTTTAAAGCTATTATCGCAGATTGGAGTTGCTTACAAAGATACTGAAATGAGCTTTAGCGTGCACAATGTGCAAAGCCAAATGGAATATAATGGCCACGGTCTCAATTCATTATTTGCACAGCGTTCAAATATTTTTAAACCTCGTTTTTGGTTGCTAATCAAAGATATTCTGCGCTTTAATAAACTCTGTAAGCAGCTACATCAAACCGATATAGATCCAGCGCTCACACTCGGCGACTTTTTAGACCAACACGCCTTTAGCGATTTCTTTTGCCAGCATTATATTTTGCCGATGGGCGCGGCTATTTGGTCCACCAGCTTACAAGAAATGCGAGACTTCGAGCTGAAATTCTTTGTTCGCTTTTTTTATAACCACGGCTTATTAAATATCAGCGATAGACCGCAATGGCATGTTATAAAAGGCGGCTCGCGAGAATACATTAAGCCATTAACGCGCCGCTTCGCCGATAAAATTCGCCTCAACTGCGATATTAAGCAAGTTACGCGCGGCAATACCGGTATTTCTTTAGAATTTACAGATGGTACAACTCAAATATTCGATGACGTTGTATTTGCCTGTCATTCCGATCAGGCATTAAAACTACTAGGCGATGCGAGCGAGCAAGAACAATCTGTACTCGGTAATATTCCTTACAGCAAGAATGAAGTGGTACTGCACACCGACATAAACATGCTACCAAAACGCAAACTTGCGTGGGCAAGCTGGAATTACCGTTTAGACAGTAATAACCCACGCCCTGCTGCAGTAACCTATAATATGAATATATTACAGGGACTTAAAACGGACACTACTTACTGTGTTACGCTCAATCAAACTGAACAAATTGATAAAAGCAAAATTTTACGCAGCTTTGTTTACCATCATCCAGTGTTTAATAAACAAAGTATGGCGGCGCAGCAGCAACGAGACACAATTTGCGGCACCAATCACACCCACTTTTGCGGTGCGTACTGGTATAACGGCTTTCATGAAGATGGCGTTCGCAGTGCGCTCGACGTATGTAAACGCTTTGATTGCGAACTATAA
- a CDS encoding chalcone isomerase family protein: protein MFKTLLFATFLFAPSLFAIQTSQLTKYGEGEMKVLFWHLYKAELFGSKTRYSFDDAKLALKITYYRDIDKEDLIEATADQWQHIGVTHQNIPKWLDELATIWPNIKKNDMLIVTRNEDNSASFFNHQGLLGTVNDPDFGDAFLNIWLSEKTTRPKLRAKLVGDKK from the coding sequence ATGTTTAAAACATTACTATTTGCGACCTTTTTATTCGCCCCAAGTCTGTTTGCGATACAAACAAGCCAACTTACTAAATACGGTGAAGGTGAAATGAAAGTGCTATTTTGGCACCTATACAAAGCCGAACTATTTGGCAGCAAAACGCGTTACTCCTTTGACGACGCTAAACTCGCGCTTAAAATCACCTATTACCGCGACATAGACAAAGAGGACTTAATAGAAGCAACTGCAGACCAATGGCAACACATTGGCGTGACCCATCAAAACATACCCAAGTGGCTAGATGAACTCGCTACCATTTGGCCTAACATTAAAAAGAACGACATGCTGATTGTGACGCGCAATGAAGACAACAGCGCAAGCTTTTTCAATCACCAAGGGCTTTTAGGCACAGTAAACGATCCTGATTTTGGCGATGCATTCTTAAATATTTGGTTATCGGAAAAAACCACTCGCCCAAAATTGCGAGCAAAACTTGTTGGAGATAAAAAATGA
- a CDS encoding DUF3833 domain-containing protein has protein sequence MKRLLIVALTILMSACSSPDINDYTSTSPDLKLEQFFNGKLTAHGVVLDRSGALTRRFSVDLVGTWQDDKGKLEEWFVYDDGEKQTRTWYLENLGGGNYKGTANDVVGTAMGTAKGSALYWRYQLVISYQGEPLEVTLDDWMFLINEKRLINRTEIIKFGIKVGEVILTIEKE, from the coding sequence ATGAAACGATTGCTAATTGTGGCACTAACCATATTAATGTCAGCATGTTCAAGCCCAGATATTAATGATTACACAAGTACTTCTCCCGACCTTAAATTAGAGCAATTCTTTAACGGTAAACTAACGGCTCACGGTGTAGTGCTTGACCGCTCAGGCGCATTAACACGACGCTTTAGTGTTGATTTAGTGGGTACGTGGCAAGACGATAAAGGTAAACTCGAAGAATGGTTTGTTTATGACGACGGGGAAAAACAAACACGTACTTGGTATTTAGAAAACCTAGGCGGCGGCAATTACAAAGGCACCGCCAATGATGTGGTAGGTACTGCGATGGGCACGGCTAAAGGCTCTGCACTTTATTGGCGTTATCAATTAGTCATAAGCTACCAAGGCGAACCGCTCGAAGTCACGCTAGACGATTGGATGTTTTTGATTAATGAAAAACGCCTTATCAACCGAACGGAAATTATTAAGTTTGGTATCAAAGTAGGTGAAGTCATTCTTACCATCGAAAAAGAGTAG
- a CDS encoding DUF1365 domain-containing protein: MNSGIYCGQVRHRRFSPKQHAFSYSMYMLALDLDELDLVATTSRLFSLKKFAPISFFQDDYIKGEPGNLKQRIASKVTQLGGNWDGTKVTFMGQCRNFGIYFSPANFFFCYDQDNVCTTMLVEVSNTPWLERHYYAVDISKQQRMDKTFHVSPFMDLDMQYVWRVKAPQEKVLIHIENHKSEKVFDATVALSRCEFSRRNMLKTWLSTPAMTLKVVAGIYWQALKLFAKRIPFIAHPNARG, from the coding sequence ATGAATAGCGGCATATACTGTGGACAAGTTAGGCATCGACGCTTTTCTCCTAAGCAACATGCCTTTAGCTATAGCATGTATATGCTGGCACTTGATTTAGACGAACTAGACTTAGTCGCCACAACTAGCCGTTTGTTTAGCCTTAAAAAATTCGCGCCAATTAGCTTTTTTCAAGACGATTATATTAAAGGTGAACCGGGCAACTTAAAGCAACGTATTGCCAGTAAAGTTACACAGTTAGGTGGTAACTGGGATGGCACAAAAGTAACCTTTATGGGGCAATGCCGAAATTTCGGTATCTATTTTAGCCCCGCAAATTTTTTCTTTTGTTACGACCAAGATAATGTTTGTACAACCATGTTAGTTGAAGTTTCGAATACGCCTTGGTTAGAGCGTCACTACTATGCGGTGGATATTTCTAAACAACAACGCATGGATAAAACATTTCATGTGTCGCCGTTTATGGATTTAGATATGCAATATGTATGGCGTGTAAAAGCGCCACAAGAAAAAGTACTTATTCATATCGAAAACCATAAATCAGAGAAAGTGTTTGACGCCACAGTAGCATTATCACGCTGCGAATTTTCGCGCAGAAATATGCTTAAAACATGGCTTAGTACACCAGCAATGACATTAAAAGTAGTCGCTGGCATTTACTGGCAAGCACTTAAGCTTTTTGCCAAACGCATCCCATTTATTGCGCACCCAAACGCGAGAGGATAA
- a CDS encoding membrane protein produces the protein MKKSWFKWARKCHKWLGYLLALQVFAWLLGGLVMSAIPLEYVHGKHLAKRQLENPFSQNVYTSNFDNFKQYNIGLKNVNFLHFLETPVIELVGHKERVYLHGETGEKLEAPNKQQIIRQAKAHYLADSQTIDATASLLKEGPREVGYKSNIWRIDFADNVNTTLYIQADSGQVITVRSTIWRIFDFFWMLHIMDYDEREDFNNPLLISFAAVAVLFCMSGMMLLFQNMPFRRKRKVLAN, from the coding sequence ATGAAAAAATCGTGGTTTAAATGGGCGCGTAAGTGCCACAAATGGTTAGGTTATTTACTCGCGTTACAAGTATTCGCATGGTTATTGGGTGGCTTAGTTATGAGTGCGATTCCACTGGAATATGTACACGGTAAACACCTTGCCAAACGACAGTTAGAAAATCCTTTCTCGCAAAATGTATATACAAGTAATTTTGATAACTTTAAGCAATACAATATCGGATTGAAAAATGTCAATTTCTTACACTTCTTAGAGACTCCTGTAATTGAACTAGTCGGCCATAAAGAGCGAGTTTACTTGCATGGCGAAACGGGAGAGAAACTCGAGGCACCTAATAAACAGCAAATTATCAGACAGGCAAAAGCTCATTACTTGGCTGATAGCCAAACCATAGACGCGACCGCATCACTGTTAAAAGAGGGACCGAGAGAGGTCGGTTATAAAAGCAATATTTGGCGTATAGACTTTGCGGATAATGTTAACACTACATTGTATATACAAGCTGATTCGGGTCAGGTAATTACTGTACGTAGCACTATTTGGCGTATTTTTGATTTCTTTTGGATGCTGCACATAATGGATTATGACGAGCGTGAAGATTTTAATAATCCATTATTAATTAGCTTTGCCGCTGTTGCTGTATTGTTTTGTATGTCAGGAATGATGTTGTTGTTTCAAAATATGCCTTTTAGAAGAAAACGAAAAGTTCTGGCAAATTGA
- a CDS encoding assimilatory sulfite reductase (NADPH) flavoprotein subunit, whose amino-acid sequence MLLSQLSAQASPLTPEQVQKLQALTAELNPIQQAWVSGYLAANANTAALSGQIAGAAPQAGEAAALTILYGSQTGNAKGVANQLKAAAEAKGLAVKLVNMADYKPAQLKKEKFIAVAVSTYGEGEPPEDAENLHAFLASKKAPKLDGVKVAVIGLGDSSYEFFCQTAIDFEERFKALGAETVVARADLDVDYKDQATAWIGGAVEAFEPELKAQSQGSAQVIPMASFGAAPAQSQYTKQNPFAAELSVVQKITGRDSTKDVRHIEISLEGSDITYLPGDSLGVYFLNDEALVDETLALLNIDGATEITLGAETLSIRTALIEKLELTQSYPGFVEKYAQATNNAELLKLVEDKAAMREYIEARQIFDIIKQNPSDISAQDLANSLRKLQARLYSIASSQAEVEEEVHLTVGLVEFDAFGEKHFGGCSGYLANRAEEGVQVKVFSEHNDNFRLPNDDNTPVIMVGPGTGIAPFRAFLQERDAREAEGDNWLFFGNPHFTQDFLYQVEIQGYVKSGLLNKVDLAFSRDQAEKVYVQDRLREKGEEVFAWLEKGAHFYICGDANRMAKDVHQALIDIIKAHGGKDDEQAESYLKELRSNNRYQKDVY is encoded by the coding sequence ATGTTGTTAAGTCAACTTTCTGCGCAAGCGAGTCCGCTTACGCCAGAGCAAGTACAGAAGTTACAAGCGCTTACTGCTGAACTGAACCCAATTCAACAAGCTTGGGTGAGTGGTTACTTAGCAGCGAATGCCAATACAGCAGCATTATCAGGTCAGATTGCGGGCGCAGCACCACAAGCAGGCGAAGCTGCAGCATTAACCATTCTTTATGGTTCACAAACAGGTAATGCAAAAGGCGTCGCTAACCAACTTAAAGCGGCAGCTGAAGCGAAAGGCTTAGCGGTAAAGCTTGTGAACATGGCTGACTACAAGCCTGCTCAACTTAAGAAAGAAAAGTTTATTGCTGTTGCTGTTTCTACTTATGGTGAGGGTGAGCCACCAGAAGACGCTGAAAACTTACATGCGTTTTTAGCATCGAAGAAAGCACCTAAACTTGATGGCGTTAAAGTAGCGGTTATCGGTTTAGGTGATTCAAGCTACGAATTCTTCTGCCAAACGGCGATTGATTTTGAAGAACGCTTTAAAGCACTCGGCGCAGAAACAGTGGTTGCGCGTGCTGATTTAGATGTTGATTACAAAGATCAAGCAACTGCTTGGATCGGTGGTGCGGTTGAAGCATTCGAACCTGAGCTTAAAGCACAATCACAAGGTTCAGCACAGGTTATTCCTATGGCTAGTTTCGGTGCAGCACCAGCGCAAAGCCAATACACTAAGCAAAACCCATTTGCGGCTGAGCTAAGTGTGGTACAAAAGATCACAGGTCGCGACTCAACTAAAGACGTACGCCACATTGAGATTTCATTAGAAGGCTCTGATATCACGTATCTTCCAGGTGACTCTTTAGGTGTTTACTTCTTAAATGACGAAGCACTAGTTGATGAAACACTGGCATTATTAAACATTGATGGCGCGACTGAAATCACGTTAGGTGCAGAAACGTTATCAATTCGCACAGCACTTATTGAAAAACTAGAGCTAACTCAGTCTTACCCAGGTTTCGTTGAAAAGTACGCGCAAGCAACTAATAACGCTGAGCTACTAAAGCTAGTTGAAGATAAAGCAGCAATGCGTGAATACATCGAAGCACGTCAAATCTTCGATATCATTAAGCAAAACCCAAGCGATATTAGCGCACAAGACCTAGCAAACAGCTTACGTAAGCTACAAGCACGTTTATATTCAATTGCTTCTAGCCAAGCTGAAGTGGAAGAAGAAGTGCATTTAACTGTGGGCCTTGTAGAGTTTGATGCCTTTGGCGAAAAACACTTTGGTGGTTGTTCTGGCTATCTAGCAAATCGTGCTGAAGAAGGCGTACAAGTTAAAGTATTTAGCGAGCATAACGACAACTTCCGTTTACCAAACGACGATAACACACCTGTTATCATGGTTGGCCCAGGTACGGGTATTGCGCCTTTCCGCGCATTCTTGCAAGAGCGTGATGCACGTGAAGCGGAAGGTGATAACTGGTTATTCTTCGGTAACCCGCACTTCACGCAAGATTTCTTATATCAAGTAGAGATCCAAGGTTATGTGAAGTCTGGCTTACTTAACAAAGTAGACCTAGCATTTAGCCGCGACCAAGCAGAAAAAGTATACGTGCAAGACCGTCTTCGCGAGAAAGGCGAAGAAGTATTTGCATGGTTAGAAAAAGGTGCACATTTCTATATTTGTGGTGACGCAAACCGCATGGCGAAAGACGTACACCAAGCACTTATCGACATTATTAAAGCCCATGGTGGCAAAGATGACGAGCAAGCTGAAAGCTACCTAAAAGAGCTTCGCAGCAACAACCGTTATCAAAAAGACGTGTACTAG